The Primulina huaijiensis isolate GDHJ02 chromosome 12, ASM1229523v2, whole genome shotgun sequence genome has a window encoding:
- the LOC140989753 gene encoding uncharacterized protein isoform X1 yields MEGMGVRRRMVQSTLFPHKESSVKEAENCDLIQIEVGNGNKEEEVKEEEECGSIEKRRKTKRKPNSETKTTPPGSSTKVKNISQESSSKQVDFDDSPITIKSSFFVKASERGQNKKQRNQLVHVDSPEKIDELCSPSISVANGKSTPQKPKRQHNASPKEEKMNSTPSKKTKNGSRKSCSTEIAFELTLDEQQLPTIPNLRLEAKLTAEENSRIFAGKQVHPFFTSWKSGKNNQDLTGSDSKWSFFEKKEKGVIFNPIHVFENVEEDHIKLDWGHLIFPETSVSDTLYYQCSPVYEGSVESLSFDNYLSGSRFTRTSLHPNSHQSSIQLKEVSIWSLDQLECLHPITSSLLAGNRLLCDAYPKDVDMIRYNKEEILASSVQIAVDLTLESNDLFAGNSSCGNLDSNLQERIMSNYNTSHNQHENCLWTDKYRPQNAKQICGNGQSVKFLSEWLQLWQKKGSPASRGCIDEDKCLTQDDGHYCLRSDCDSDTTDGDDSLKNVLLVTGPFGSGKSAAIYACAREHGFQIIEINASDWRNGALVKQKFGEAVESHWLQRTSGNPINSDKSLSMFFSPVNTKTHCPDMEVLEMIPLLDKEDSQNADALSDKITSGDNLADKCQNGNKTLILFEDVDATLCEDHGFISTIQQLAETAKRPMILTSNSNSPVLPKSLDRSELSFFLPSLKDLLGHVSVICAAENIKIHPFLVERFVDHCQKDIRKTIMLLQFWWCGQSTKRGNKLYTTYNPVPFDLDAGHHILPKMIPWGYFSQLSEFVFKEVVNSLVLTEEIPINCEELSDSIAENIHRQNDELDPFVAKKKAMLRLHTSHQDEAEYTAFDANLELFDSSCSPIAFGRPRRRRKTNTVLSSDSEDEFLGGSTLLDSGGLLDVDVKMLASHCLTTQIGPLPTELIYSSAVDKLEEHCFQLSEGVDYSCMDYICKSPDISCVPESSYVPETELIHDTDLYSTTVSYGHFANATAANSFVQDSLPVLEATVGAYYNESFHAIPTDQEMFGNHSETGVAFVYQEEVGESLSKCEADVPREYQVLDECSCVDFASRLKSFDNQHKTDNVFDSVQESWNRLRSQCKDLRNYVTTEEKSYWQILKLSHGITDVISNTDLLLNDCHTLLYDSLRPLMSPCEKTHSYSFHDDQLKMSSILAQHGMCFYAKEIASLGSITGSAISLDLTTEMLSSSVSSIALGKLSSLERKMVEISDTKTSKSSNLLTCKSDPHICNIFESVVPSRSYLAVKGEPFHEYLSTLSQISRFETSRLSESVGNNKRRRARVPRHYLTSGSSTMSLEEISSLEQYNAYKLDASLGYENFR; encoded by the exons ATGGAGGGGATGGGAGTCAGGCGGCGAATGGTACAATCCACGCTCTTTCCTCACAAGGAGAGCTCAGTCAAGGAAGCTGAGAATTGCGATCTGATCCAAATCGAGGTTGGAAACGGGAATAAAGAAGAGGAGGTGAAGGAAGAGGAGGAGTGTGGCAGCATAGAAAAACGCAGGAAAACTAAGAGAAAGCCTAATTCTGAAACAAAAACGACACCGCCAGGTTCTTCTACAAAG GTTAAAAATATTAGCCAGGAGTCTTCAAGCAAACAAGTGGACTTTGATGATTCCCCAATTACTATTA AGTCAAGTTTTTTTGTGAAGGCCTCTGAACGGGGGCAGAACAAAAAGCAGCGAAACCAGCTGGTCCATGTTGATTCACCTGAAAAAATTGATGAATTATGTTCGCCTTCAATCTCAGTTGCCA ATGGAAAAAGTACACCTCAGAAGCCAAAGAGGCAGCATAACGCTAGTCCAAAAGAGGAAAAAATGAACTCAACGCCAAGCAAAAAGACAAAAAATGGTTCCAGAAAGTCGTGTTCGACTGAAATTGCATTTGAACTTACACTGGATGAACAACAGTTGCCAACAATCCCTAATCTAAGATTGGAGGCAAAATTGACTGCAGAG GAAAATTCTCGTATATTTGCTGGAAAACAAGTACATCCATTTTTCACATCATGGAAATCGGGGAAAAACAACCAAGACTTGACTGGTTCAGATAGCAAGTGGTCCTTTTTTGAGAAAAAGGAGAAAGGCGTTATTTTCAACCCTATCCATGTATTTGAAAATGTTGAG GAGGACCACATCAAGCTTGATTGGGGACATTTGATATTTCCAGAAACAAGTGTCAGCGATACTCTTTACTATCAGTGCTCTCCAGTTTATGAAGGATCAGTTGAGTCTTTGAGTTTTGATAATTATTTGAGTGGCTCTCGTTTCACACGAACTTCATTACACCCAAACTCTCATCAGAGCTCTATTCAACTGAAAGAGGTCTCAATTTGGTCGCTTGATCAACTTGAATGTTTACATCCTATTACATCCTCACTATTGGCTGGTAATAGATTACTATGTGATGCATACCCGAAGGATGTGGATATGATAAGATACAACAAAGAAGAGATACTCGCTTCATCAGTTCAAATTGCAGTG GATCTCACACTTGAAAGCAATGATTTATTTGCTGGAAATTCTAGCTGCGGAAACTTGGATTCCAACCTCCAGGAAAG GATTATGTCTAATTACAATACCAGTCACAATCAGCATGAAAATTGCCTATGGACTGACAAATACCGACCTCAGAATGCCAAGCAG ATATGTGGTAATGGTCAATCAGTGAAGTTTTTAAGTGAATGGCTTCAACTCTGGCAGAAAAAGGGTTCTCCGGCAAGTAGGGGTTGCATTGATGAAGATAAATGCCTCACTCAAGATGATGGTCACTACTGTCTGCGAAGTGACTGTGACTCAGATACTACAGATGGTGACGACAGCTTGAAGAACGTTCTCTTAGTTACTGGACCGTTTGGG AGTGGGAAGTCTGCTGCTATCTATGCTTGTGCAAGAGAACATGGATTTCAGATAATTGAG ATTAATGCATCAGATTGGAGAAATGGAGCTCTTGTAAAGCAAAAATTTGGCGAGGCTGTGGAATCTCATTGGCTTCAACG AACATCAGGAAACCCTATAAATTCGGACAAGTCTCTTTCAATGTTCTTTTCGCCTGTCAATACCAAGACTCATTGCCCTGACATGGAAGTTTTGGAGATGATACCTTTATTGGATAAGGAAGATTCACAAAATGCTGATGCATTGTCGGACAAAATAACCTCAGGAGATAACCTTGCTGACAAGTGTCAAAATGGGAATAAGACATTGATTCTTTTTGAGGATGTGGATGCTACTCTATGTGAAGATCATGGTTTTATATCGACTATACAACAACTAGCAGAGACTGCAAAGCGGCCCATGATATTAACTAGCAACA GTAATAGTCCTGTCCTCCCTAAGAGTTTGGACAGGTCAGAGTTGAGCTTTTTTCTGCCATCATTGAAAGATCTTCTTGGACATGTTAGTGTG ATTTGTGCTgcagaaaatatcaaaatccaTCCTTTCTTGGTGGAAAGATTTGTCGATCATTGTCAAAAAGACATTCGTAAAACCATCATGCTTCTTCAGTTTTGGTGGTGTGGACAAAGTACCAAGAGAG GCAATAAACTTTATACAACATACAACCCGGTTCCTTTTGATCTTGACGCTGGGCACCACATCCTACCTAAAATGATCCCTTGGGGATACTTTTCACAGCTTTCCGAGTTTGTGTTTAAGGAGGTTGTTAATTCTTTAGTTTTGACAGAAGAAATCCCAATTAATTGTGAGGAACTAAGTGACAGTATAGCAGAAAATATCCATAGGCAGAATGATGAACTAGATCCCTTTGTGGCGAAAAAGAAAGCAATGTTAAGATTGCACACATCGCATCAGGATGAAGCTGAATATACAGCTTTTGATGCCAACCTTGAGCTTTTCGATTCTTCTTGCTCCCCTATTGCATTTGGACGGCCACGTCGTCGGAGAAAAACCAATACAGTTCTTTCTTCAGATTCTGAAGATGAGTTTTTGGGTGGCAGTACTCTCCTAGATTCAGGTGGATTGCTAGATGTCGATGTCAAAATGCTAGCTTCCCATTGCTTAACAACTCAAATAGGCCCCCTTCCAACTGAGCTAATCTACAGTTCTGCTGTAGACAAGTTGGAAGAACACTGTTTTCAGCTCTCTGAAGGAGTTGATTATTCATGTATGGATTACATATGCAAGTCACCCGACATATCGTGTGTGCCAGAATCATCATATGTTCCCGAGACAGAGCTTATCCATGATACAGATCTATACTCAACAACAGTATCTTATGGTCATTTTGCAAATGCAACTGCTGCTAATTCATTTGTCCAAGATTCATTACCTGTCCTGGAAGCTACAGTTGGTGCCTACTATAATGAATCATTCCATGCAATTCCAACTGACCAGGAAATGTTTGGAAATCATTCTGAGACTGGTGTAGCTTTTGTCTATCAAGAGGAGGTTGGAGAGTCTCTATCAAAATGTGAGGCAGATGTCCCAAGAGAGTATCAAGTGTTAGACGAGTGTAGTTGTGTGGATTTTGCAAGTAGATTGAAATCCTTTGACAACCAACATAAAACTGATAATGTGTTTGATTCTGTGCAAGAATCCTGGAATCGGTTGCGTAGTCAATGCAAGGACTTGAGGAATTATGTCACTACAGAGGAGAAAAGTTATTGGCAAATTCTGAAATTGTCGCATGGAATAACTGATGTAATTTCAAACACCGATCTCTTACTCAATGATTGCCACACACTACTCTAT GATTCTTTGCGACCATTGATGAGTCCATGTGAAAAAACTCATTCATATAGTTTTCATGATGACCAATTGAAGATGTCATCTATTCTTGCTCAACATGGGATGTGTTTTTATGCCAAGGAAATTGCGTCTTTAGGGTCAATCACAGGATCTGCAATCAGCTTGGATCTGACCACAGAAATGCTATCATCCTCAGTAAGCTCGATTGCACTTGGGAAATTGTCTAGTCTGGAGCGCAAAATGGTTGAGATATCTGATACAAAAACATCCAAAAGCTCCAATCTCTTAACATG CAAATCAGATCCACATATTTGCAATATATTCGAATCTGTAGTTCCATCGAGATCATACTTAGCAGTGAAGGGTGAACCATTTCATGAATACCTTTCAACATTAAGCCAGATTTCAAGATTTGAAACCTCTCGTTTATCTGAAAGCGTTGGCAATAATAAACGAAGAAG AGCCCGTGTACCTCGCCATTATTTGACTTCCGGCTCATCAACAATGTCATTAGAAGAAATATCCTCCCTGGAGCAATACAATGCCTACAAATTGGATGCTTCTCTTGGCTATGAAAATTTCAGATGA
- the LOC140989753 gene encoding uncharacterized protein isoform X3, with protein sequence MEGMGVRRRMVQSTLFPHKESSVKEAENCDLIQIEVGNGNKEEEVKEEEECGSIEKRRKTKRKPNSETKTTPPGSSTKVKNISQESSSKQVDFDDSPITIKSSFFVKASERGQNKKQRNQLVHVDSPEKIDELCSPSISVANGKSTPQKPKRQHNASPKEEKMNSTPSKKTKNGSRKSCSTEIAFELTLDEQQLPTIPNLRLEAKLTAEENSRIFAGKQVHPFFTSWKSGKNNQDLTGSDSKWSFFEKKEKGVIFNPIHVFENVEEDHIKLDWGHLIFPETSVSDTLYYQCSPVYEGSSSIQLKEVSIWSLDQLECLHPITSSLLAGNRLLCDAYPKDVDMIRYNKEEILASSVQIAVDLTLESNDLFAGNSSCGNLDSNLQERIMSNYNTSHNQHENCLWTDKYRPQNAKQICGNGQSVKFLSEWLQLWQKKGSPASRGCIDEDKCLTQDDGHYCLRSDCDSDTTDGDDSLKNVLLVTGPFGSGKSAAIYACAREHGFQIIEINASDWRNGALVKQKFGEAVESHWLQRTSGNPINSDKSLSMFFSPVNTKTHCPDMEVLEMIPLLDKEDSQNADALSDKITSGDNLADKCQNGNKTLILFEDVDATLCEDHGFISTIQQLAETAKRPMILTSNSNSPVLPKSLDRSELSFFLPSLKDLLGHVSVICAAENIKIHPFLVERFVDHCQKDIRKTIMLLQFWWCGQSTKRGNKLYTTYNPVPFDLDAGHHILPKMIPWGYFSQLSEFVFKEVVNSLVLTEEIPINCEELSDSIAENIHRQNDELDPFVAKKKAMLRLHTSHQDEAEYTAFDANLELFDSSCSPIAFGRPRRRRKTNTVLSSDSEDEFLGGSTLLDSGGLLDVDVKMLASHCLTTQIGPLPTELIYSSAVDKLEEHCFQLSEGVDYSCMDYICKSPDISCVPESSYVPETELIHDTDLYSTTVSYGHFANATAANSFVQDSLPVLEATVGAYYNESFHAIPTDQEMFGNHSETGVAFVYQEEVGESLSKCEADVPREYQVLDECSCVDFASRLKSFDNQHKTDNVFDSVQESWNRLRSQCKDLRNYVTTEEKSYWQILKLSHGITDVISNTDLLLNDCHTLLYDSLRPLMSPCEKTHSYSFHDDQLKMSSILAQHGMCFYAKEIASLGSITGSAISLDLTTEMLSSSVSSIALGKLSSLERKMVEISDTKTSKSSNLLTCKSDPHICNIFESVVPSRSYLAVKGEPFHEYLSTLSQISRFETSRLSESVGNNKRRRARVPRHYLTSGSSTMSLEEISSLEQYNAYKLDASLGYENFR encoded by the exons ATGGAGGGGATGGGAGTCAGGCGGCGAATGGTACAATCCACGCTCTTTCCTCACAAGGAGAGCTCAGTCAAGGAAGCTGAGAATTGCGATCTGATCCAAATCGAGGTTGGAAACGGGAATAAAGAAGAGGAGGTGAAGGAAGAGGAGGAGTGTGGCAGCATAGAAAAACGCAGGAAAACTAAGAGAAAGCCTAATTCTGAAACAAAAACGACACCGCCAGGTTCTTCTACAAAG GTTAAAAATATTAGCCAGGAGTCTTCAAGCAAACAAGTGGACTTTGATGATTCCCCAATTACTATTA AGTCAAGTTTTTTTGTGAAGGCCTCTGAACGGGGGCAGAACAAAAAGCAGCGAAACCAGCTGGTCCATGTTGATTCACCTGAAAAAATTGATGAATTATGTTCGCCTTCAATCTCAGTTGCCA ATGGAAAAAGTACACCTCAGAAGCCAAAGAGGCAGCATAACGCTAGTCCAAAAGAGGAAAAAATGAACTCAACGCCAAGCAAAAAGACAAAAAATGGTTCCAGAAAGTCGTGTTCGACTGAAATTGCATTTGAACTTACACTGGATGAACAACAGTTGCCAACAATCCCTAATCTAAGATTGGAGGCAAAATTGACTGCAGAG GAAAATTCTCGTATATTTGCTGGAAAACAAGTACATCCATTTTTCACATCATGGAAATCGGGGAAAAACAACCAAGACTTGACTGGTTCAGATAGCAAGTGGTCCTTTTTTGAGAAAAAGGAGAAAGGCGTTATTTTCAACCCTATCCATGTATTTGAAAATGTTGAG GAGGACCACATCAAGCTTGATTGGGGACATTTGATATTTCCAGAAACAAGTGTCAGCGATACTCTTTACTATCAGTGCTCTCCAGTTTATGAAGGATCA AGCTCTATTCAACTGAAAGAGGTCTCAATTTGGTCGCTTGATCAACTTGAATGTTTACATCCTATTACATCCTCACTATTGGCTGGTAATAGATTACTATGTGATGCATACCCGAAGGATGTGGATATGATAAGATACAACAAAGAAGAGATACTCGCTTCATCAGTTCAAATTGCAGTG GATCTCACACTTGAAAGCAATGATTTATTTGCTGGAAATTCTAGCTGCGGAAACTTGGATTCCAACCTCCAGGAAAG GATTATGTCTAATTACAATACCAGTCACAATCAGCATGAAAATTGCCTATGGACTGACAAATACCGACCTCAGAATGCCAAGCAG ATATGTGGTAATGGTCAATCAGTGAAGTTTTTAAGTGAATGGCTTCAACTCTGGCAGAAAAAGGGTTCTCCGGCAAGTAGGGGTTGCATTGATGAAGATAAATGCCTCACTCAAGATGATGGTCACTACTGTCTGCGAAGTGACTGTGACTCAGATACTACAGATGGTGACGACAGCTTGAAGAACGTTCTCTTAGTTACTGGACCGTTTGGG AGTGGGAAGTCTGCTGCTATCTATGCTTGTGCAAGAGAACATGGATTTCAGATAATTGAG ATTAATGCATCAGATTGGAGAAATGGAGCTCTTGTAAAGCAAAAATTTGGCGAGGCTGTGGAATCTCATTGGCTTCAACG AACATCAGGAAACCCTATAAATTCGGACAAGTCTCTTTCAATGTTCTTTTCGCCTGTCAATACCAAGACTCATTGCCCTGACATGGAAGTTTTGGAGATGATACCTTTATTGGATAAGGAAGATTCACAAAATGCTGATGCATTGTCGGACAAAATAACCTCAGGAGATAACCTTGCTGACAAGTGTCAAAATGGGAATAAGACATTGATTCTTTTTGAGGATGTGGATGCTACTCTATGTGAAGATCATGGTTTTATATCGACTATACAACAACTAGCAGAGACTGCAAAGCGGCCCATGATATTAACTAGCAACA GTAATAGTCCTGTCCTCCCTAAGAGTTTGGACAGGTCAGAGTTGAGCTTTTTTCTGCCATCATTGAAAGATCTTCTTGGACATGTTAGTGTG ATTTGTGCTgcagaaaatatcaaaatccaTCCTTTCTTGGTGGAAAGATTTGTCGATCATTGTCAAAAAGACATTCGTAAAACCATCATGCTTCTTCAGTTTTGGTGGTGTGGACAAAGTACCAAGAGAG GCAATAAACTTTATACAACATACAACCCGGTTCCTTTTGATCTTGACGCTGGGCACCACATCCTACCTAAAATGATCCCTTGGGGATACTTTTCACAGCTTTCCGAGTTTGTGTTTAAGGAGGTTGTTAATTCTTTAGTTTTGACAGAAGAAATCCCAATTAATTGTGAGGAACTAAGTGACAGTATAGCAGAAAATATCCATAGGCAGAATGATGAACTAGATCCCTTTGTGGCGAAAAAGAAAGCAATGTTAAGATTGCACACATCGCATCAGGATGAAGCTGAATATACAGCTTTTGATGCCAACCTTGAGCTTTTCGATTCTTCTTGCTCCCCTATTGCATTTGGACGGCCACGTCGTCGGAGAAAAACCAATACAGTTCTTTCTTCAGATTCTGAAGATGAGTTTTTGGGTGGCAGTACTCTCCTAGATTCAGGTGGATTGCTAGATGTCGATGTCAAAATGCTAGCTTCCCATTGCTTAACAACTCAAATAGGCCCCCTTCCAACTGAGCTAATCTACAGTTCTGCTGTAGACAAGTTGGAAGAACACTGTTTTCAGCTCTCTGAAGGAGTTGATTATTCATGTATGGATTACATATGCAAGTCACCCGACATATCGTGTGTGCCAGAATCATCATATGTTCCCGAGACAGAGCTTATCCATGATACAGATCTATACTCAACAACAGTATCTTATGGTCATTTTGCAAATGCAACTGCTGCTAATTCATTTGTCCAAGATTCATTACCTGTCCTGGAAGCTACAGTTGGTGCCTACTATAATGAATCATTCCATGCAATTCCAACTGACCAGGAAATGTTTGGAAATCATTCTGAGACTGGTGTAGCTTTTGTCTATCAAGAGGAGGTTGGAGAGTCTCTATCAAAATGTGAGGCAGATGTCCCAAGAGAGTATCAAGTGTTAGACGAGTGTAGTTGTGTGGATTTTGCAAGTAGATTGAAATCCTTTGACAACCAACATAAAACTGATAATGTGTTTGATTCTGTGCAAGAATCCTGGAATCGGTTGCGTAGTCAATGCAAGGACTTGAGGAATTATGTCACTACAGAGGAGAAAAGTTATTGGCAAATTCTGAAATTGTCGCATGGAATAACTGATGTAATTTCAAACACCGATCTCTTACTCAATGATTGCCACACACTACTCTAT GATTCTTTGCGACCATTGATGAGTCCATGTGAAAAAACTCATTCATATAGTTTTCATGATGACCAATTGAAGATGTCATCTATTCTTGCTCAACATGGGATGTGTTTTTATGCCAAGGAAATTGCGTCTTTAGGGTCAATCACAGGATCTGCAATCAGCTTGGATCTGACCACAGAAATGCTATCATCCTCAGTAAGCTCGATTGCACTTGGGAAATTGTCTAGTCTGGAGCGCAAAATGGTTGAGATATCTGATACAAAAACATCCAAAAGCTCCAATCTCTTAACATG CAAATCAGATCCACATATTTGCAATATATTCGAATCTGTAGTTCCATCGAGATCATACTTAGCAGTGAAGGGTGAACCATTTCATGAATACCTTTCAACATTAAGCCAGATTTCAAGATTTGAAACCTCTCGTTTATCTGAAAGCGTTGGCAATAATAAACGAAGAAG AGCCCGTGTACCTCGCCATTATTTGACTTCCGGCTCATCAACAATGTCATTAGAAGAAATATCCTCCCTGGAGCAATACAATGCCTACAAATTGGATGCTTCTCTTGGCTATGAAAATTTCAGATGA